The following are from one region of the Staphylococcus schleiferi genome:
- a CDS encoding anion permease gives MESNVKYHKFIIPIVVGLLIWALTPFKPDAVDPQAWYMFAIFVATIIACITQPMPIGAVSIIGFTLMVACGIVDMKTTVQGFGNNSIWLIAIAFFISRGFVKTGLGQRIALHFVKIFGKKTLGLAYSLVGVDLILAPATPSNTARAGGIMYPIIKSLSESFGSSPKDHTEHKMGAFLIFTEFQGNLITAAMFLTAMAGNPLAQNLAESTAKVQITWMNWFLAALVPGLISLIVVPFIIYKIYPPTIKETPNAKSWAEKELEKMGNIALQEKFMIGIFLIALVLWIIGSFVHIDTTLTAFIALSLLLLTGVLNWKDILNETGAWNTLIWFSVLVLMAGQLNELGFIPWLSHAIAHSLGGLSWPIVLVILVIFYFYSHYLFASATAHVSAMYAALLGVAIAAGAPPLFSALMLGFFGNLLASTTHYSSGPAPILFASGYVSQQRWWTMNFILSIVYFIIWLGIGSLWMKLIGIM, from the coding sequence ATGGAAAGCAATGTGAAGTATCATAAATTTATTATTCCGATTGTGGTAGGTTTGTTAATTTGGGCATTGACGCCTTTCAAGCCTGACGCAGTGGATCCTCAAGCATGGTATATGTTTGCGATTTTCGTAGCAACGATTATTGCTTGTATTACGCAGCCGATGCCGATTGGCGCTGTTTCAATTATCGGTTTTACACTGATGGTCGCTTGTGGCATTGTTGATATGAAAACGACTGTGCAAGGGTTTGGTAACAATAGCATTTGGTTGATTGCGATCGCGTTTTTTATTTCAAGAGGTTTTGTGAAAACAGGGCTAGGACAACGGATCGCATTACATTTTGTTAAAATATTTGGTAAGAAAACCCTCGGCTTAGCTTATTCGTTAGTCGGTGTGGATTTGATTTTGGCACCTGCAACACCTAGTAATACTGCACGTGCAGGGGGAATTATGTACCCTATCATTAAATCCTTATCGGAATCATTTGGTTCGTCACCAAAAGATCATACGGAACATAAAATGGGGGCTTTTCTTATTTTTACAGAGTTCCAAGGTAATTTGATTACAGCAGCAATGTTTTTAACAGCTATGGCGGGTAACCCATTAGCACAAAATCTTGCAGAGAGTACAGCTAAAGTACAAATTACATGGATGAATTGGTTTTTAGCCGCTTTAGTACCGGGTTTGATTTCTTTAATTGTTGTGCCGTTTATTATTTATAAAATCTATCCTCCAACGATTAAAGAAACACCAAATGCCAAAAGTTGGGCAGAAAAAGAATTAGAAAAAATGGGGAACATCGCATTACAAGAAAAGTTTATGATCGGAATTTTCTTAATTGCGCTTGTTCTGTGGATTATTGGAAGTTTTGTACATATTGATACAACGCTCACTGCTTTTATTGCATTATCTTTATTACTTTTAACCGGTGTTTTGAATTGGAAAGATATTCTTAATGAAACAGGGGCTTGGAATACTTTAATATGGTTCTCAGTACTGGTACTTATGGCTGGTCAATTGAATGAATTGGGCTTCATTCCTTGGTTGAGTCATGCGATTGCGCACAGCCTAGGTGGACTCAGCTGGCCTATTGTATTGGTTATTTTAGTCATCTTCTATTTTTATTCACATTATCTATTTGCAAGTGCGACTGCACATGTCAGTGCGATGTACGCAGCGTTATTGGGTGTCGCAATAGCAGCGGGTGCGCCACCATTGTTCAGTGCTTTGATGCTCGGCTTTTTTGGTAACTTACTTGCATCCACAACGCATTATAGTAGTGGACCTGCACCTATTCTTTTTGCGTCAGGCTATGTCAGTCAACAGCGTTGGTGGACGATGAACTTTATATTAAGTATCGTTTATTTTATTATTTGGTTAGGTATTGGCTCGCTTTGGATGAAACTGATTGGCATTATGTAA
- a CDS encoding transcription repressor NadR, whose amino-acid sequence MSPAEKRRKKIVELLKHSDRPIKGAYLSEMFGISRQIIVKDISHLKTQNYPIHSTSKGYFFNDKPQGRPFKRVIMCEHDHTQIEKELTTIVENGAMIDNVSVEHPIYGTIQAELMIESIENIQSFVEDMAKYQSTMLAELTDLIHLHTISADSEKILDNAVRDLQQQGFIVDVQS is encoded by the coding sequence ATGAGTCCAGCTGAAAAAAGACGCAAAAAAATAGTCGAGCTTCTCAAACATTCGGATAGACCCATTAAAGGCGCATATCTTAGTGAAATGTTTGGCATTTCTCGACAAATAATTGTTAAAGATATTTCTCACTTAAAAACACAAAATTATCCTATTCACTCTACTAGTAAAGGTTATTTCTTCAATGATAAACCTCAAGGTAGACCGTTTAAACGTGTCATCATGTGTGAGCATGACCACACGCAAATCGAAAAAGAGTTAACAACCATTGTTGAAAATGGTGCCATGATTGATAATGTCTCTGTCGAACACCCTATTTACGGTACGATTCAAGCTGAATTGATGATTGAATCCATTGAAAATATTCAATCCTTTGTTGAGGATATGGCAAAATATCAAAGCACAATGTTAGCAGAACTAACAGACTTGATTCATTTGCATACCATTTCAGCAGATTCCGAAAAAATACTTGATAATGCCGTTCGTGACCTACAACAACAAGGCTTTATCGTTGACGTTCAATCATAA
- a CDS encoding cysteine desulfurase family protein, protein MIYLDNASTTKPDSEVLSLYQEAQASMYFNSESLHIGGEMIKETLHSCRTYIQRYFNTTKEILFTTSGSHANLIAIQNYLASHEQGTVVVSPYEHPSIWAALAPYEPQITVVQMPLNDQAEIDIVALEQLLNQDTLLVIAQHVNSETGYILPIEAIAKLAHQYHIPFHVDGVQAVQKIERPSLDQICTSYSFSGHKFHGTKGSGVLAISHAYVRPLNPHYFHEQGTRNGTLDLPSILALTKALTLTSHFDHLQRLHHYAKQRAEMIGFTVLTFKQQAPHILGLMTPHFEGQWLMQSLSSRNICISTGTACGHGVLLSQGLIHKIQNDQLEPDQYIRISFSKETTIDEIDQCFSQIDHIFKGVPIHESS, encoded by the coding sequence ATGATTTATTTAGACAATGCGTCGACAACTAAACCTGATTCTGAAGTGCTATCGCTCTATCAAGAAGCACAAGCCTCAATGTACTTTAATAGCGAAAGTCTACACATTGGCGGAGAAATGATAAAAGAAACACTCCATTCATGTCGGACTTATATTCAACGCTACTTTAATACGACGAAAGAGATCCTTTTTACGACAAGTGGTTCACACGCCAACTTAATCGCGATACAAAATTATTTAGCGTCTCACGAACAAGGGACTGTCGTAGTCTCCCCTTATGAACACCCTTCTATATGGGCTGCACTGGCACCATACGAACCTCAAATTACAGTCGTTCAAATGCCATTAAACGACCAGGCTGAGATTGATATCGTTGCGCTCGAACAGTTGCTCAATCAAGACACTTTATTAGTCATCGCACAGCACGTTAATTCTGAAACAGGCTACATCTTACCTATTGAAGCGATAGCGAAACTGGCACATCAGTACCATATTCCTTTCCATGTGGACGGTGTTCAAGCCGTACAAAAGATTGAACGCCCATCACTCGATCAGATCTGTACTTCCTATTCGTTTTCTGGGCATAAATTTCATGGGACAAAAGGGAGCGGTGTACTCGCCATATCTCACGCTTATGTCCGTCCTTTAAATCCACATTATTTTCATGAACAGGGAACACGTAATGGCACATTAGACTTGCCTAGTATCCTTGCGCTGACAAAGGCTTTGACCTTAACGTCGCATTTCGACCATTTACAACGTCTCCACCACTATGCAAAACAGCGCGCTGAAATGATTGGTTTCACAGTCTTAACGTTTAAACAGCAAGCACCCCATATTTTAGGTTTAATGACACCTCACTTTGAAGGTCAATGGTTAATGCAGTCACTGTCTAGTCGGAATATATGCATTTCCACTGGAACAGCCTGTGGTCATGGGGTATTATTGAGTCAAGGCCTGATTCATAAAATTCAAAATGATCAACTAGAACCTGATCAATATATTAGAATTTCATTTTCAAAAGAGACGACAATCGATGAAATTGATCAGTGCTTTAGTCAAATTGATCATATTTTCAAAGGGGTGCCCATCCATGAGTCCAGCTGA